A genomic window from Klebsiella quasipneumoniae subsp. quasipneumoniae includes:
- a CDS encoding FGGY-family carbohydrate kinase, with translation MKDEYVMGIDNGGTVTKAAIYDRKGQVLAIASKSTQMLTPREFHTERSIDELWAANVEVIKKAIEQSGIDASQIKGVAVTGHGNGLYLVDDEGHPVRNGIISTDSRAKEYVERWQRSPEFLTDILPKTMQSIWAGQPVALLAWLKDFEPETLQKARYIFMVKDLIRFYLTGEAFLELTDISGTNLINVRDCKYDDELLAWWGLDELRDKLPPIKRSTECCGKITDDVARLTGLCAGTPVSGGVFDISASSIASGINSLDKMAIVTGTWSINEYVTDHPVIDKDLFMTSIYPIEGKWLITEASPTSASNLEWFINNFMESDRKTSAEQGSSVYDLCNKLVSSTTPDESHLLFFPFVFGSNTIPDASAGFIGVNSFHKKAHFLRAIYEGVAFSHLYHTERLRNINPKLSRTIRIAGGVTNSPVWLQIFADIFQATLEIVDVKEHGTLGTAMTAAVMVGWFAEVFAASNEMVHVSRTVSPNPENHRVYQTKYQLYKNLLSEMQSPWKSCSNYIAH, from the coding sequence ATGAAAGATGAATACGTCATGGGCATCGACAATGGTGGAACCGTCACCAAGGCAGCCATCTATGACCGTAAAGGACAGGTGCTCGCGATCGCCTCAAAATCCACGCAGATGCTGACACCCCGGGAATTCCACACAGAGCGCAGTATCGATGAGCTGTGGGCCGCTAATGTCGAAGTGATTAAAAAAGCGATTGAGCAATCAGGTATCGATGCCAGCCAGATAAAAGGAGTGGCCGTCACCGGTCATGGTAACGGTCTGTATCTGGTTGACGATGAAGGTCACCCGGTGCGTAACGGCATTATATCCACCGACAGCCGGGCAAAAGAGTACGTTGAGAGATGGCAACGCTCGCCAGAATTCCTTACCGACATTTTGCCAAAAACAATGCAGTCCATCTGGGCCGGACAACCTGTCGCCTTGCTGGCATGGCTGAAGGACTTCGAGCCCGAGACGCTGCAAAAAGCGCGTTATATTTTTATGGTCAAGGACCTGATCCGTTTTTACCTGACCGGAGAGGCTTTTCTTGAGCTGACCGATATCTCAGGCACCAACCTGATCAACGTACGTGACTGCAAGTATGACGATGAACTGCTGGCATGGTGGGGACTTGATGAACTGCGGGACAAATTGCCCCCCATCAAACGCTCAACGGAATGCTGCGGAAAAATCACTGACGACGTGGCCCGTCTGACCGGTTTATGCGCAGGTACGCCGGTTTCTGGCGGGGTGTTTGATATCTCGGCCTCTTCCATTGCCTCGGGGATCAACAGTCTCGATAAGATGGCGATCGTCACCGGCACCTGGAGCATAAACGAATACGTTACCGACCACCCGGTTATTGATAAAGATCTGTTTATGACCTCCATTTATCCCATTGAGGGTAAATGGCTCATCACCGAGGCCAGCCCCACCTCCGCGAGCAACCTGGAGTGGTTTATTAACAACTTTATGGAGAGCGATCGGAAAACCTCCGCCGAGCAAGGATCGTCGGTCTATGACCTGTGCAATAAGCTGGTTTCGTCAACGACGCCGGATGAAAGCCACCTGCTGTTCTTTCCGTTCGTGTTTGGCTCTAACACCATTCCCGACGCCTCGGCCGGCTTTATCGGTGTAAACAGCTTTCATAAAAAAGCCCATTTTCTGCGGGCGATTTATGAGGGCGTGGCCTTTAGCCATCTCTACCACACCGAGCGCTTGCGCAATATTAACCCGAAGTTAAGCCGCACAATTCGTATTGCCGGCGGTGTCACGAACTCCCCGGTCTGGCTACAGATATTCGCCGATATCTTCCAGGCCACGCTGGAAATCGTTGACGTCAAAGAGCACGGGACCCTGGGTACCGCGATGACCGCAGCCGTCATGGTGGGCTGGTTTGCAGAGGTATTTGCTGCCTCAAACGAAATGGTCCATGTCTCACGCACCGTCTCCCCTAATCCGGAAAATCACCGGGTCTACCAGACCAAATACCAGCTTTATAAAAACCTGTTATCAGAAATGCAGTCGCCGTGGAAAAGCTGCAGCAACTACATCGCGCACTAA
- a CDS encoding SAM-dependent methyltransferase — MIDIPRIFTISESEHRIHNPFTPEKYATLGRALRMAPGASILDLGSGSGEMLCSWARDHQIVGTGVDMSLLFSQQAAARAEALGVSDRVTFVHQDASGYVASQPCDIAACVGATWIGGGVAGTIALLKQSLNPGGMLLIGEPWWRKRPATAEEAVACGAHSPDDFLTLPALVAHFGELGYDVVEMVLADPEGWDRYEAAKWLTMRRWLEANPHDDFAPEVRQQLTTAPLHHVTWTREYLGWGVFVLMAR, encoded by the coding sequence CTCGCATTTTTACTATCAGTGAAAGCGAACACCGTATTCATAACCCTTTTACCCCGGAAAAGTACGCCACGCTGGGGCGGGCGCTGCGAATGGCGCCGGGCGCCTCCATTCTTGACCTCGGCAGCGGCTCCGGAGAGATGCTCTGTAGCTGGGCGCGCGATCATCAGATCGTCGGCACCGGGGTGGACATGAGCCTGCTGTTCAGCCAGCAGGCGGCCGCCCGGGCAGAGGCGCTCGGGGTGAGCGACCGGGTGACCTTTGTGCACCAGGATGCCAGCGGGTATGTCGCCAGTCAGCCGTGCGATATTGCCGCCTGCGTGGGGGCAACGTGGATCGGCGGCGGCGTGGCAGGCACGATTGCGCTGCTGAAGCAGAGCCTTAACCCAGGCGGTATGCTGCTGATCGGCGAGCCATGGTGGCGCAAACGCCCCGCCACGGCGGAAGAGGCGGTTGCCTGCGGCGCGCACTCTCCCGACGACTTCCTGACGCTGCCGGCGCTGGTCGCCCACTTCGGCGAACTGGGCTATGACGTAGTGGAGATGGTGCTGGCGGACCCGGAGGGCTGGGATCGTTATGAAGCGGCGAAATGGCTGACGATGCGCCGCTGGCTGGAGGCCAATCCGCACGATGACTTCGCGCCGGAGGTTCGCCAGCAGTTGACCACCGCGCCGCTGCACCATGTCACCTGGACCCGGGAATATCTCGGCTGGGGCGTGTTTGTCCTGATGGCGCGTTAA
- a CDS encoding PTS galactitol transporter subunit IIC, which translates to MDIINSIISLGASVMMPVIFFIIALCFGVKIGTAFKAGMLVGIGFEGVGLVIGLLLTNLGPASQAMVERIGLQLTVVDTGWPTASTIGWGSPLMLPVVVGFIVINLAMLLLKLTKTVNIDIFNYWIFLIMGSVVYAGTGNYWLSVGITFAIFVLTLLAADLTAPYLQKNYNLKGISFPHLTCIAYVPFGIACNYIIDKIPLINKINFDPESINKKFGVFGEPLTLGFVLGLLLAFLAGYDISAAVSLAIKVSAAMLLLPKMIEILVQGLLIVRDAAEAKLKAKFPGRDFYIGMDTALLIGEPSVLATGLLLIPMAVVLSIILPGNRVLPFVDLASLMFLLAMVTPFCKRNMFRMFITGTLIVTCILYVGTDISQEYTQAAVNSHIPVPEGMAEITNIVGGATTPVGWLAVKFGEFFSATP; encoded by the coding sequence ATGGATATTATCAACAGCATTATTAGTCTGGGGGCATCAGTAATGATGCCAGTAATATTCTTTATTATCGCGCTTTGCTTTGGCGTTAAAATCGGTACGGCATTTAAAGCAGGGATGCTGGTCGGCATTGGTTTTGAAGGGGTGGGGCTGGTGATTGGCCTGCTGCTGACAAACCTGGGCCCGGCATCGCAGGCGATGGTTGAGCGTATCGGCCTGCAGTTAACGGTCGTTGATACCGGTTGGCCTACCGCATCGACTATTGGCTGGGGTTCGCCGCTGATGCTGCCCGTCGTGGTGGGCTTTATCGTCATCAACCTGGCCATGCTTCTGTTGAAATTAACCAAAACGGTGAATATCGATATTTTTAATTACTGGATTTTCCTGATCATGGGGTCTGTGGTCTATGCCGGAACGGGAAATTACTGGCTTTCTGTCGGTATTACTTTCGCTATTTTTGTGTTGACGCTATTGGCCGCAGATTTAACGGCGCCGTATTTACAAAAAAACTATAATCTTAAAGGGATATCATTCCCACATCTTACCTGTATAGCTTACGTGCCGTTTGGCATTGCCTGTAATTACATCATTGATAAGATCCCGCTCATCAATAAAATCAATTTCGATCCGGAAAGTATTAATAAAAAATTCGGCGTTTTTGGCGAGCCTCTTACCCTGGGATTTGTGCTGGGACTGCTGTTGGCCTTCCTGGCTGGATATGACATTTCCGCTGCCGTTTCACTGGCCATTAAGGTTTCAGCCGCCATGCTGCTGCTGCCGAAAATGATTGAAATTCTGGTGCAGGGATTGTTGATTGTTCGTGATGCCGCTGAAGCAAAACTGAAGGCTAAATTTCCGGGGCGCGATTTTTACATCGGGATGGATACGGCGTTATTGATCGGTGAACCTTCGGTACTGGCGACCGGTCTGCTGTTAATCCCTATGGCTGTGGTGCTGTCTATCATTCTGCCCGGCAACCGCGTACTGCCCTTTGTCGATCTGGCTTCGTTAATGTTCCTGCTGGCAATGGTCACGCCGTTCTGTAAACGAAATATGTTCCGCATGTTCATAACCGGAACCCTGATCGTGACCTGCATTCTGTATGTCGGGACGGACATTTCGCAAGAATATACTCAGGCGGCGGTGAACTCACATATTCCGGTACCGGAAGGGATGGCCGAGATCACCAATATCGTCGGCGGCGCCACGACGCCTGTCGGCTGGCTGGCCGTCAAATTTGGCGAGTTTTTTAGCGCCACACCTTAG
- a CDS encoding glycerol-3-phosphate responsive antiterminator has product MISNNTIIPSIRKYKYFEKALSCQSEYVLLSEANIGNLQSLIGKCHQSGKRVLVHLELLGGFKPDQAGINLLKNYYKVDGVISSNLSALRYAKKEGLLTVYRVLLIDSRSLDQSLDIVKHSPPDAIEILPAEYACQCLELISRNLKGFDVVFIAGGFVKRKYLVDKIFHAGFKGITTSEPGLW; this is encoded by the coding sequence ATGATTTCAAATAACACCATCATCCCTTCCATCAGGAAGTATAAATACTTTGAGAAAGCATTATCCTGCCAGTCAGAATATGTGCTGCTATCCGAAGCGAATATCGGCAATCTGCAGTCGCTGATTGGCAAATGCCATCAAAGCGGTAAGAGAGTCCTCGTTCACCTTGAATTACTGGGTGGTTTCAAACCGGATCAGGCGGGGATCAATCTACTGAAAAATTATTACAAGGTTGATGGTGTTATTTCTTCCAATCTCTCCGCGCTACGCTACGCCAAAAAAGAGGGATTGCTGACCGTATATCGGGTTTTACTTATCGATTCGCGATCGCTTGATCAGTCGCTCGATATTGTTAAACACAGTCCACCGGACGCAATTGAAATCTTACCTGCTGAATATGCCTGCCAGTGTCTGGAGTTGATTAGCCGAAATTTGAAAGGCTTTGATGTGGTATTCATCGCCGGAGGCTTTGTTAAGCGCAAATACCTTGTAGATAAAATATTCCATGCCGGATTTAAAGGGATAACCACCAGCGAGCCCGGCTTATGGTAA
- a CDS encoding SDR family NAD(P)-dependent oxidoreductase, translating into MDLNLTNRTAIVTGGATGLGKEFVLSLAKEGVNICFTYMREEEHPERLLETVKASANVEIIAVKTDLSDEQSRENLFATCIDRLGKADILVNNAGIWLSGYVTEISPQDWDLVMNVNLKAIFHLSQLFVNHCLQHDRMGSILNITSQAAFHGSTTGHAHYAASKAGLVAFAISLAREVAKQKINVNNIAVGIMDTAMIRTNIEQNPDYYVSRIPVGRVAQPQEIADIGVFMVSPKTSYMTGATLDVTGGMLMR; encoded by the coding sequence ATGGATCTGAATTTAACGAATCGTACGGCCATCGTGACAGGCGGCGCAACCGGCCTGGGGAAAGAGTTTGTCCTTTCTCTCGCCAAAGAAGGCGTCAATATCTGCTTTACCTATATGCGGGAAGAAGAGCATCCCGAACGGCTGCTCGAAACGGTGAAGGCCAGCGCGAACGTTGAGATCATCGCGGTTAAAACCGATCTCTCTGACGAACAGAGCCGGGAAAATCTGTTTGCCACCTGTATCGACAGACTGGGCAAAGCCGACATTCTGGTGAATAACGCCGGGATCTGGCTGAGCGGCTACGTCACCGAGATCAGCCCGCAGGACTGGGATCTGGTGATGAATGTCAATCTGAAAGCCATCTTCCATCTCAGCCAGCTATTTGTAAATCACTGCCTGCAGCATGACCGGATGGGCAGCATTCTGAATATTACCTCGCAGGCCGCGTTCCACGGCTCCACGACGGGACATGCGCACTACGCGGCAAGTAAGGCCGGTCTGGTCGCCTTTGCTATCTCTCTGGCGCGGGAAGTCGCCAAACAAAAAATCAATGTGAACAATATCGCCGTCGGGATCATGGATACTGCGATGATCCGTACGAACATTGAGCAAAACCCTGACTATTACGTCAGTCGTATTCCGGTGGGCCGCGTGGCTCAGCCTCAGGAAATTGCCGACATCGGTGTCTTCATGGTTTCTCCTAAGACCAGCTATATGACGGGAGCAACTCTGGACGTTACCGGCGGTATGTTGATGCGTTAA
- a CDS encoding class I fructose-bisphosphate aldolase yields the protein MSKERRLSRIFAKDGKSVTLALDGYYFSTKTNGIDNTINQLPALVEHGLDCALVTYGMLKNYREALNSVPVVLRVDSTVSIFDNTVPDTTPVFSVEDALKVAAEGVVCMTFPGAFNEEKTHIMAMQLAQAADRWNVPLIVESLPYGYPVTSDDSNNPAIIAASARAAVELGADVIKTRFTGSPEDRLIVEAAGVPVLALGGPKTGIDGYFKFVQHCMQMGAKGVAVGRNITQDPQPAKVVAGLNAIIHENATAEDAYSLYMAK from the coding sequence ATGTCTAAAGAACGTCGTCTCTCAAGAATATTCGCAAAAGATGGTAAATCCGTGACCTTAGCGCTGGATGGCTACTATTTTTCCACGAAAACAAATGGTATTGATAATACGATAAATCAGCTCCCTGCTCTGGTGGAACACGGCCTGGATTGCGCGCTCGTCACGTACGGCATGTTGAAGAATTATCGTGAAGCGCTGAACAGCGTTCCCGTTGTGTTACGCGTCGACAGCACGGTCAGTATCTTTGACAATACCGTTCCCGATACTACCCCCGTTTTTTCCGTCGAAGATGCGCTTAAAGTCGCTGCCGAGGGAGTGGTCTGCATGACCTTCCCCGGCGCCTTCAATGAAGAAAAAACCCACATTATGGCGATGCAACTCGCGCAGGCAGCGGATCGCTGGAACGTACCGCTGATTGTCGAATCGCTCCCGTATGGTTATCCCGTCACCAGCGATGACTCTAACAACCCGGCGATCATCGCTGCATCGGCCCGCGCAGCGGTGGAACTGGGCGCGGACGTCATCAAAACGCGTTTTACCGGTTCACCAGAGGACCGACTGATCGTTGAAGCTGCTGGCGTGCCGGTGCTTGCCTTAGGGGGGCCAAAAACCGGCATCGATGGTTACTTCAAATTTGTTCAGCACTGTATGCAGATGGGTGCGAAAGGCGTGGCTGTGGGACGAAACATTACCCAGGATCCGCAGCCGGCGAAAGTGGTAGCAGGTCTGAATGCCATCATCCATGAAAACGCAACAGCGGAAGATGCATACAGCCTCTACATGGCTAAATAA
- a CDS encoding 2-hydroxyacid dehydrogenase, producing the protein MKCLAIADLFINAAMMESGLKALRDNGIEVEVREWSHDSIEKLQEDNLRVEQEGAEAVALPEDLLQGAGDIDILITQFAPVNTAVFDKLPTLKYVGVLRGGVENVNLEVANARGVEVMNTPGRNARSVAEFTVGMILAEMRNIARSHDALRDKYWRKDSPNHQAIPELGGKVVGLVGLGHIAQLVAGFLSGFGTEIIFYDKYVAGHERYEKVDSLDELVQRADVISLHARLTPETENLINAHHFALMKRSAIIVNTARSGLINEKEMIDALRSGQIMGAALDTFDDEPLPDDSAFYTLNNVTITPHIAGSTIDAFSNSPKRFAEILLKKLS; encoded by the coding sequence ATGAAATGTCTGGCAATTGCCGATCTGTTTATCAATGCAGCAATGATGGAATCAGGACTGAAAGCGCTCAGGGATAACGGGATTGAAGTCGAAGTACGCGAGTGGTCACATGACTCCATTGAGAAACTTCAGGAAGATAATCTGCGGGTTGAACAGGAAGGCGCGGAAGCCGTGGCCTTACCGGAAGATCTGCTTCAGGGAGCGGGTGATATTGACATCCTGATCACTCAGTTTGCCCCCGTCAATACTGCGGTGTTCGATAAACTACCCACGCTGAAATATGTAGGCGTACTCCGCGGTGGCGTGGAAAACGTGAATCTTGAGGTGGCGAACGCCCGGGGCGTTGAGGTGATGAACACCCCGGGGCGTAACGCTCGCAGCGTCGCTGAATTCACGGTCGGCATGATCCTGGCGGAAATGCGCAATATCGCCCGGTCACACGATGCCCTGCGTGATAAATACTGGCGTAAAGACAGCCCGAACCATCAGGCGATCCCGGAGCTTGGCGGAAAAGTCGTGGGGCTGGTTGGCCTCGGCCATATTGCCCAACTGGTCGCGGGATTTCTCAGCGGCTTTGGCACGGAGATTATCTTTTACGATAAGTACGTTGCAGGCCATGAACGTTATGAGAAAGTCGATTCACTGGACGAACTGGTACAACGCGCCGACGTTATCTCGTTACATGCTCGCCTGACGCCGGAAACCGAAAATCTGATTAACGCACACCATTTCGCGCTGATGAAGCGCAGTGCCATCATTGTTAACACGGCACGCTCCGGGTTAATCAATGAAAAAGAGATGATTGATGCGCTCAGATCCGGGCAAATTATGGGCGCCGCGCTTGATACCTTTGATGACGAACCGCTTCCTGACGACAGTGCATTCTATACCCTGAATAACGTGACCATTACGCCGCATATTGCCGGGAGTACCATTGACGCATTCAGTAATTCGCCCAAACGCTTCGCTGAGATCCTTTTAAAGAAACTCAGTTAA
- a CDS encoding glutathione S-transferase family protein, producing MLTIWGRKTSSNVQALMWCVGELGLDYLRFDVGHRYGGTDSEAFYQLNPNRTVPVLQDGDNPPLWETGAILRYLASRYADDAFWPGDLLARTEIDRWAEWSKQNIALGFTAPVFWRVVRTPAAERDPQAIAAAVTALEQKLAIAEERLAGSRYLVGDTLTLADIQFGHVLYRYFAIDIIRRPLPHLAAYYARLTARPAFCQHVMVSYDELKV from the coding sequence ATGCTGACTATCTGGGGCCGAAAAACTTCCTCTAACGTGCAGGCGCTGATGTGGTGTGTTGGCGAGCTTGGTCTGGACTATCTCCGCTTCGACGTGGGCCATCGCTATGGCGGTACCGACAGCGAGGCGTTTTATCAGCTCAATCCCAATCGTACGGTGCCAGTGCTGCAGGATGGCGATAATCCGCCGCTGTGGGAAACCGGCGCGATCCTTCGCTATTTAGCCAGTCGCTACGCCGACGACGCCTTCTGGCCGGGCGACCTGCTGGCTCGTACTGAGATTGATCGCTGGGCCGAGTGGTCAAAGCAGAATATTGCCCTCGGCTTTACGGCGCCGGTGTTCTGGCGCGTGGTGCGCACGCCCGCCGCCGAGCGGGATCCGCAGGCCATCGCCGCGGCGGTGACGGCCCTGGAGCAAAAGCTGGCGATTGCCGAGGAACGTCTCGCCGGCAGTCGCTATCTGGTGGGCGATACGCTCACCCTGGCCGACATCCAGTTTGGTCATGTGCTGTACCGCTACTTTGCAATCGATATCATTCGTCGCCCCCTACCCCATCTTGCGGCCTATTATGCACGGCTAACCGCACGGCCCGCCTTTTGCCAACACGTCATGGTCAGCTACGACGAGCTGAAGGTCTGA